The Bradyrhizobium sp. CCBAU 051011 DNA segment GGCGACCGCCCGGCGTACGCCATTGCGCTCCACCTCGCCGCGATGCACCTGTGCGATCGAGGCGGCAGCGACCGACGGTCCCAGGCTGACAAAAGCCTGCGCCACAGGGCGTTCCAGCGATGCGGCGATCACGGCCTCGGCTTCAACTTGCGCAAACGGCGGCAGCCGGTCCTGCAGGCTTTCCAGATCGCGCGCCATCGCGACGCCGACCACGTCGGGGCGGGTCGCCAGAAACTGTCCGAGCTTGAGATAGGCGGGGCCCAGCCGCGTCAGCGCGCGCGACAGCCGCGGACCGACCTTGGTGCCGGGCCGCTCGATCAGCCGCGCCAGGCGCAGCGCGAGTTGCCCGGGCGGCGGCACCAGGCTCGGGTCGACTACGCCGAACACGCCTTCGCGTGCGAACACGTAAGCGGCGCGGACGAGCCGCGCGATGTGGGGCGCCGCAGAAATCACAAACGCCAGCCCGAATGCAAAGCCACGATGCCGCCGGAGAGGCTTTCCCACTTCACCCGCGCAAAGCCGGCGGCGCGGATCATCTCGGCAAATTGATTGGGCCGGGGGAATTTCCGGATCGATTCGACGAGATACCGGTAGGATTCCGCATCGCCCGTCACGGCGCGGCCGAGCGGCGGGATCACCTTGAACGAGAACTGATCGTACAGCCAGTCGAGCCCGGGAACGTCAACGGTGGAGAATTCCAGGCACAGGAATCGGCTGCCCGGCCGCAGCACGCGATAGGCCTCGCGCAAGGCGGCGTCGATCCGCGGCACGTTACGGATGCCGAAGGCGATGGTGTAGGCGTCGAAGGAGCGATCGGGAAACGCCAGTTTCTCGGCATTGCCCTCGACAAAGGCGACCTGATGGTCGAGATGGCGCGCCAGCGCGCGGTTGCGGCCGACCTCGAGCATGTCGGTGTTGATGTCGCAGACGGTGGCATGGAAACCCAGGCCTGCCGCTTCCGCCGCGCGGAAGGCGATATCGCCGGTGCCGCCGGCGACGTCGAGCAGCGCAAACGGCGCGTCGTTTTTCGGCGGGTTGAGTGCCATAATCATGATGTCTTTCCAGACCCGGTGCAGGCCCGCCGACATCAGATCGTTCATCAGGTCGTAACGCCGAGCCACGCTGTGAAAAACGTCGTTCACCAGCGTCTGCTTGTCGCCCAAGGGCACGTCCCTGAAGCCAAAATGGGTGGTTTGATCCGGCCGGTCCATCAACTTTACTCCCTAGGCCAACCATAGCGCGCCGGCCGCAATGGCGCTATCACGTCACCTCCATAAGGTGAATGCCTGTATGCCTGAATTGCCTGAAGTTGAGACCGTCCGCCGCGGCCTGCAGCCCGCCATGGAGGGGTCGAAAATCCTCAAAGCGGAAGCCCGCCGCAAGGATCTGCGCTTTCCCTTTCAAAAAGATTTTATCGCGCGGCTGGAGGGCCAGACCGTGACCGGCCTCGGCCGCCGCGCCAAATACCTGATGGCCGATCTCGGCTCCGGCGACGTGCTGCTGATGCATCTGGGCATGTCCGGCTCGTTCCGGGTGCTGGACGGCGACCGGAACGATACGTCCGGTCAATTCCACCATCCGCGTAGCGAGGACCGAGCGCATGACCACGTGGTGTTTCACATGTCATCGGGCACGGCGATCGTGTTCAACGATCCGCGCCGCTTCGGCTATATGAAGATCATCGCCCGCAACGCGCTGGAGGACGAACCGCTGTTGAAGGATCTCGGACCGGAGCCGCTCGGCAACGAATTCGACGCCGCGATGCTGGCGGCATCCTGCGCCAACAAGAAGACCAGCCTGAAAGCCGCGCTGCTCGACCAGCGCGTGGTCGCCGGCCTCGGCAATATCTATGTCTGCGAGGCGCTGTACCGGTCGCATCTGTCGCCGCGCCGACTGGCGGCAACGCTGGCGACCAAGAAGGGCGAGCCGACCGATCATGCCGGGCGGCTGGTGAATGCCATTCATTCGGTGCTGAACCAGGCGATCAAGGCCGGCGGCTCCTCGATCAACGACCATCGCCTGACCTCGGGCGAACTCGGCTACTTCCAGCACTCGTTCCAGGTCTATGACCGCGAGGGCGAGAAGTGCCAGACCTCGAACTGCGGCGGCATTGTGCGGCGCTTCGTGCAGAATGGCCGCTCCACTTTCTGGTGCCCGAAATGTCAGAAATAACCGTCACTCCGACGCTCGAGACGAAGCGACTGATCCTGCGGCCGCTCGCGATGTCGGATGCGCCAGCGATCCAGCGCCATTTCAACAACTGGAACATCATCCAGCATCTCGCGCAGGTGGTTCCCTGGCCGTATCCGGAAGACGGCGCGGTGACCTTCATTACGCAGGAACTGGAAAGGGTCGCCGCAGGCGAGGAGATCTATAATTGGATGCTGGTGCTGCGCGGCGGCGATGGCGAGGCGATCGGGAATATTCGCTTTCGCCCGAGGTCGGACAATGTGAAGGGCAACCGGGGCTTCTGGCTCGCGGAGCGTTATTGGAATCAGGGTTTGATGAGCGAAGCCGTTTCGGCGGTGAATGATTTTGCCTTCCGCACGCTCGGGATCGAGAGCTTCTACGCCTGCAATGCGGCTACCAACGTGGCGTCGCGCCGGGTCAAGCAGAAGACCGGCGCCGAGTTCCTCGGCTATGTCGAGCTTGCCCATCACGACGGTCAGACGCTTGCGGAAAAATGGCGCGTGACGCGGGAAAACTGGTTGCGCCGGAATCGATAGCGAAGCGAAGCAATCCAGCCACCAGCCTCGCTGGATTGCTTCGCCTTCGGTCGCCGAGCTTCGGCGGATAAGTCGTCGCTCGCTCCCCGCATTGGCGTCGCGGGAGAGGGCTATCAGGTTCGAGCTGGGATTCTCAGGAAGCGAGCGCTGTCGTTCGCGATGGACGGGAGCGCCGCCATCGCGGGAAGAATCGCGGGCGTTTTCACCAACGCCTCGATGATCGGCGCGTCGCTGGCTGTCGCCGCATTGCCCAACCGCGCGTCGAGCCACTGCCAGAGGGCCCGGATTTCCTCGGCGGATTTGCCGTCTGGTGCATGTTCGCAGACCGCAAGGCCGGCGCTCAGTGCGTCCTGGTGATCGTTGCGCATCACGATGAGAGGCTTGGCAAGGATGTCGCCGATGTCGAGCGCGGCCTCGCAGCTCAGCAGGTTCTCCGCGCCCGCGAGGCGCGCCGCGGCCCGGATCGGGGTCTGATTCAGGACGTAGGCGAACGGCTTGTGCCAGGCCCTGACGACGCTGAGCGTCGCGGCCGTCGCCTCGATGTCGGCGATGCTTGGACGCGTCGGAATCAGGCAGAAGTCGGCATAACGAATGGCTGAATTGGTCGCGGCGCTGATCCCGCCCGCGGTATCGACGATCGCTACCGTCACGCCCTCGCGGCCGAGCGATTGCAGGCGCTGTTCGACCTCCCTGGCGGCGTAGATCGGCTCGACGATCGGCGCGGCATACGGGCGGCGGCGCTTCCAGTTCGAAAGGGTGCCCTGCTGGTCCGTCTCGATCAGGCGGACATTGTGCCCGGCCCGGATGGCCGCAAGTGCAAGGCTGATGGCGAGCGTGCTTTTCCCCGCGCCACCCTTCTGGGTGGCCAATACGATCGTCTGCATTCTGGATCCTCTGGATAGCTTTCAGGCATTTGGATTACGCCACGAGCCCCGCCGCATTCTGCGACGTCGAATTACGCGCTCGCTCAGACGTGCCCAGCCCGATCCAAAGGTCAGGGGATCGCGGTTGTCCGAATCAGTCAGCTTGCAATGATGCCCGATTCTGGAAAGGTGGTCATCCGGGCAAATACTGCCGTGTGGTGCATTTTGTGCCGGGTGAAACCACAACAAGAAACGGGAAAACAGCATGACGGGTCATTGGCGGGATCGCGCAGCCACCACTTTTCAGTGCCAGAAGCAGCCCGCGGCCGGCAGCCGCGGCATGGTGGTCAGCAATCACCCGCTGGCATCGAGCGCGGGCGCGGAAATGCTCGCGGCCGGCGGCAACGCCGTTGATGCTGCGATCGCGACCCTGTTTGCGCTGACGGTAGTCGAACCGATGATGGTCGGCATTATCGGCGGCGGCATGGCCCATGTCCGCACTTCCGACGGCAGCCACCGCTTCATCGACGGCCAGAGCACGGTGCCGCTGGCGGTCAGGCCCGATACCTACACCTCGAAGCCCGGCTCGGCGCATGACGTGTTCGATACCGTCGGCGATGAAAATCTGAACGGCCCGAAGGCCGTCGCGGTGCCGGGCTCGCTGAAAGCCTGGTGCGAGACGCTGCAGCGGTTCGGCACCATGAGCCTTGCCGACATCATGCAGCCCGCCATCAAGTATGCCGCGCGCGGCTATGCGGCGACGCCTTACTTGCACGAATGCATCACCGATAGCGCCGCAGAGATGTTGAAGGACAAGGCGATCTCGGCGATCTATTTGCCCAAGGGGACCCCGCTGAAAGCCGGCGAGCGCGTGGTGCAGTCGGAATATGCGGAGACGCTGCGCTACATTTCGCAGCATGGCGAGGCGGCGCTGTATCACGGTCCGCTCGGCGATATCCTCGTCGATTACATGAAGAAAAACGGTGGCTTCATCGCCCGCGAGGACCTCACGGGCTACAAGGCCGTCGAGCGCCAGCCGATTCGCGCCGATTATCGCGGCTGGCAAATTCTGGGGCCGCCGCCGCCCGCGGCCTCCGGCGTGCACATCGCCCAGATGCTCAACATTCTCGAAGGCTATGATATCGCAAAGCTTGGCTTCGGCTCGGCGGAGACCATCCATTATCTCGCCGAGGTGCTCAAGATCGCCTTTGCCGATCGCGCCGCCGCCAGTGGCGACCCTGAATTCATCAACGTGCCGGTCGAGCGCCTGATCTCGAAGGCCTATGCCGACGAACGTCGTCGGGCGATCGATCCTGATCGCGCGCAAGCCTGGAGCGCCGGCATCGCGCAGCTCGAAAGCGCTGATACCACCCACATGACGGCGGCGGATGCGTTCGGCAACGTGGTCGCGACCACGCAGACCATCAACAACCTGTTTGGCGCGAAAATCCTGATACCCGGGCTCGGCGCCATCCCGAACAATTACATGAACCTCTACGATCCCCGTCCCGGCCACGCGCTATCGCTGGCACCGGGCAAGCGCGTAACCACCTCGATGTCGCCGATGATGGCATTGCGCGACGGCAAGCTCGTTTACGCGCTCGGCCTGCCCGGCGGAAAGCGAATCTTTCCGAGCGCAATGCAGGCACTGATCAATCTGATCGACCACGGCATGAACTTGCAGGAGGCGGTCGAAGCGCCGCGGGTCTGGACCGAGGGCAATGCGCTCGAACTCGAACTGGCGGTGCCTGACAATGTTTGCGCCAAACTTGCCGCGATGGGTCACAAGGTGCAGCCGATGCCGACAGTCGCCGGCGGCATGAATGCAATCCAGTTCCACGAGGACGGCACGATGTCGGGCGCGGCGTGCTGGCGCGCGGACGGCACGCCGGTCGGCATCGCCGGTGGTCTCGCGCGCGCCGGGGTAAGGTTTGGGTTGAGCTGAGAACTCGCGCCGGCTCATCGGCTCCAGCATGGGCCGTCTCTGGAATACCGGGTCACCCGCTTTCGCTTTCGCGGGTGACGACGGCTTACTTCCTTACGCAGATCACGCGAACCACCGATGCTTTAGCATCCGGCGATCCACCGGCTGCGCTGACGCCATTGGCCTTGAGGAAGTTTCGTACCGTGTCGGCCGTCACCAAAACGGCCTGTGCCGCCGGCGCGCCATTCGCCAGCCCCGCTACCTGAACCGGCTTCAACAGTGCGATGCCGGCAAATCTGCCGTCGTCATCCTGCGCAGGGGCGCCGGAAAAGCCGAGTGCGGGCGCGGGCGTCAGCGCGATATCGTTGGTGCCGCCAAGCTGGGCCACTGAAGCCTTGGTGCTGGTTACCGCAGCGCCGCCGCCCTGGTTCTGCGGATCGGCAATGCCGGTGAGATCGAGCGCCGTTTTCATAGCGGGATTGGCAAGATTCAACGCCTTTAGCCCGCGTGCGCCATAGATGCGCAGCAGCGCGAGATCGTGCTCCTTGTCCTCGGCGATTCGATCGGCATTGCCGAAGCCCGAGATCGCCACCGTGAGGCAGCCGTCGGTGATCTGGCGGTCGGTGATGATCGCGCCGTCGTCACCGACGACGACACCAGTGCCGTATTCCACGGTCTTGCGCGGCGGCGGCCCCGCCGTTTGCGCGGCCGCAGGAAATGCGTTGAACGCGCTAGACATCGCGATCACGACGGGCTCCACCGTGTTCTCGGTCGCCTGGTCGTACATGATGGTGAGAATGCGGACCTCGTCGCCCTTGAAGGTGCCGCGGATGTAAAACTTCTTCAGGCCCTGCAGGCCGGACAGCACGAAGAAATCCGGCTTGACCACCGTGTAGTCGATGTTGCGGCCCGGCTCTTTCTTCTCGCGCTCGGCAAGTCTGGCGGTGGTCGGATTGGCCTCCTTGCGTCGCGCCAGTTGAATCTGGATGGTGCCGGTCGGCGAGGTCCATTTGGTGCCGTTGGCGTCACTGGCCTGCTGCGGCACCAGTTTGGTGGGGATCCCCAGCCGCACGCCGGTGCCGGGATCGGTGGCGATCTTCCAGCCGACGCTTTCCTGCTTTTTCCTCGCGGTATCGGCGAGGGCACCGCGCTCCTGCGGATTGAGCACGCCGGTCTGCTTGCCGCCGCGCGATTTCTGGAATTCCTTGATCGCATTGACCATGCGCTCGCTGACGTCGCCGGTGATGGCGCCGTTATATTGCCCGACCCAGGCCAGATCCGATTGCAGCGCCAGCCGCTCGGCCTGTCCCAGCGCCTTGGCGGTGTCCTCCGGCTTCTGCAGCGCGGGGCGTACCGGCACCGTCGTGACTTGTTTCGGCTGGACACCCGCTGTGGAGGGCGGCGTCATTTGTGCCTGCGCGGGGGCCCCGGCGATCACAAAGGCCGAGGCCGCGATCATCAATGTTGCTGAAGGCACCAATCTCATGACAAATCCCGGCGGAAGAGGGGAGTGCGATCATTGACGTCCGGCCAATTAAGCACATCTGCTTAGTCGGCAACAACCGCGCCCCGGTTCAGGGATTCTCGGTTTCCCTCGTTCTGGTTTGACTGTCGGGATGCGGGAGAAGGAAATAGTGCGACTATGCTGACGGCCGACGAACTCGAACGCTACGCCCGCCACATCGTGCTGCGCGAAGTCGGCGGCCCCGGGCAGGCCGCGCTGAAGGAGGCCTCGGTGCTGGTGATCGGCGCCGGCGGCCTCGGCGCGCCCGTCCTGATGTATCTGGCGGCGGCCGGTGTCGGCAGGCTCGGCGCGGTCGATGACGACATCGTCTCGCTGTCCAATCTGCAGCGGCAGATCATCCACACCACGCCAGATATCGGCCGGCTCAAGGTCGACAGTGCCGCGGAGACGGTTCGCGCGCTCAATCCCCATGTCCAGTTCGAGCCGCATGCGGTGCGTCTCAATGCGGGGAATGTGATGGCGCTGATCGACGATTACGATCTCGTGCTCGACGGCTCCGACAATTTCGAAACCCGCTATCTGATTTCCGATGCCTGCTTCTTCGCCGGCAAGCCGCTGATCACGGCGGCGCTGGGGATGTTCGACGGATCGCTGACGACAATCCGGGCGCACGAACGGGACGCCGACGGCCGTTTCAACCCGACCTATCGCTGCCTGTTTCCCGAACCGCCGCCGCCCGGCACCGTACCGGCCTGCGCCGAGGCCGGCGTGATGGGTGCGTTGGCGGGCATGCTCGGCTCGATGATGGCGCTGGAGGCGATCCGCGAAATCGTCGGCTTCGGCGAAAGCCTGGTCGGACGGCTGGTGATGGTGGACGCGCGCGCGATGCGCTTTGAAACCCTGCGCTACGCGCGCGATCCGCAAAACCCGCTCAACGGCGATACGCCCGTCATCGTCGATCTGAGCGGGCACGCGGCGTAGTATTCACCGCTTCTCGCTGTCCATATGCGCAAGCTGCGCTTCGGGATAGCGCGCGCCTGCGGCCACGCCCGGTGGGAATGCTTCGGCAAGCGCGGCCTGATGAGCCGGCGTCAGCTTCACTTTGAGGGCACCCAGCGCTTCGGCAAGACGATCGCGGCGGCGGGCGCCGACCAGCGGCACGATATCGTTGCCCTGCGCTGCGACCCAGGCGATGGCGACCTGCGCGGGCGAAGCGCCGACGTCGTCGGCAACGCGCCGCAAGGAGTCCACCAGCGTCAGGTTGGCGTCGAGATTGCTGCCCTGAAAGCGCGGGCTCATGCTGCGAAAATCCTGCGCGCTGGAACGATCCTTGGTCCAGTGGCCGCTGATCAGGCCGCGCGCCAATACACCATAGGCAGTGATGCCGATGCCGAGTTCGCGGCAGGTTTTCAGAATGTCGGCTTCGATGCCGCGTGCGAGCAGCGAATACTCGATCTGCAGGTCGATGATCGGATGCACGGCGTGCGCCCGGCGAATGGTGTCGGAGCCGACTTCGGAGAGGCCGATATGCCTGATCCAGCCGGCCTTGATCATGTCGGCCATCGCGCCGACGGTTTCTTCGATCGGCACATCCGGATCGAGCCGCGCGGGCCGGTAGATGTCGATGGTGTCGACACCCAGCCGCTGCAGCGAATAAGCGACAAAATTCCTGATCGCGGCCGGGCGGCTGTCATAGCCGAGAAAGCCCTTGTTGGGATCGCGCAGCGCGCCGAATTTCACGCTGATCTGCAGATTGTCGCGGTTGCGCCCCGTGAGCGCTTCGCGGATCAGCATCTCGTTATGGCCCATGCCGTAGAAATCGCCGGTGTCGAGCAGAGTGATGCCGGCATCGAGCGCGGCGTGGATGGTGGCGATGCTCTCGTTGCGGTCGGCGGGGCCGTAGAAGTCCGACATGCCCATGCAGCCCAGTCCGATGGCCGAGACGGTTGGACCTGTCGTGCCGAGTTTGCGATTTTCCATGATAGTTCTCCTCGATGTGCCGGCGGCCGTTTCGCGCCGTCGTGACGAGGCTGATATGAACCCTCGCGGCTGAACCGATAAGCTGGACAATTCGCAACAGCTTGTTCAGTATATCGAACAATGAAGGATTTCGACCTCCGCGACCTCAGTGCTTTCGTCGCCATCGCGCGCACCCAGAATTTCCGCCGGGCCGCGACCGAGCAGGGCGTTTCCGTCTCGAGCCTCAGCCAGCGGCTGCGCGACATGGAAGAGCGGCTCGGCGTTCGCCTGATGAACCGCACCACGCGCAGCGTTGCGCTCACCGAAGCTGGCGAGCTGCTGCTGGC contains these protein-coding regions:
- a CDS encoding GNAT family N-acetyltransferase → MSEITVTPTLETKRLILRPLAMSDAPAIQRHFNNWNIIQHLAQVVPWPYPEDGAVTFITQELERVAAGEEIYNWMLVLRGGDGEAIGNIRFRPRSDNVKGNRGFWLAERYWNQGLMSEAVSAVNDFAFRTLGIESFYACNAATNVASRRVKQKTGAEFLGYVELAHHDGQTLAEKWRVTRENWLRRNR
- a CDS encoding molybdopterin-synthase adenylyltransferase MoeB; the encoded protein is MLTADELERYARHIVLREVGGPGQAALKEASVLVIGAGGLGAPVLMYLAAAGVGRLGAVDDDIVSLSNLQRQIIHTTPDIGRLKVDSAAETVRALNPHVQFEPHAVRLNAGNVMALIDDYDLVLDGSDNFETRYLISDACFFAGKPLITAALGMFDGSLTTIRAHERDADGRFNPTYRCLFPEPPPPGTVPACAEAGVMGALAGMLGSMMALEAIREIVGFGESLVGRLVMVDARAMRFETLRYARDPQNPLNGDTPVIVDLSGHAA
- a CDS encoding ParA family protein, giving the protein MQTIVLATQKGGAGKSTLAISLALAAIRAGHNVRLIETDQQGTLSNWKRRRPYAAPIVEPIYAAREVEQRLQSLGREGVTVAIVDTAGGISAATNSAIRYADFCLIPTRPSIADIEATAATLSVVRAWHKPFAYVLNQTPIRAAARLAGAENLLSCEAALDIGDILAKPLIVMRNDHQDALSAGLAVCEHAPDGKSAEEIRALWQWLDARLGNAATASDAPIIEALVKTPAILPAMAALPSIANDSARFLRIPART
- a CDS encoding aldo/keto reductase, giving the protein MENRKLGTTGPTVSAIGLGCMGMSDFYGPADRNESIATIHAALDAGITLLDTGDFYGMGHNEMLIREALTGRNRDNLQISVKFGALRDPNKGFLGYDSRPAAIRNFVAYSLQRLGVDTIDIYRPARLDPDVPIEETVGAMADMIKAGWIRHIGLSEVGSDTIRRAHAVHPIIDLQIEYSLLARGIEADILKTCRELGIGITAYGVLARGLISGHWTKDRSSAQDFRSMSPRFQGSNLDANLTLVDSLRRVADDVGASPAQVAIAWVAAQGNDIVPLVGARRRDRLAEALGALKVKLTPAHQAALAEAFPPGVAAGARYPEAQLAHMDSEKR
- the ubiE gene encoding bifunctional demethylmenaquinone methyltransferase/2-methoxy-6-polyprenyl-1,4-benzoquinol methylase UbiE — its product is MDRPDQTTHFGFRDVPLGDKQTLVNDVFHSVARRYDLMNDLMSAGLHRVWKDIMIMALNPPKNDAPFALLDVAGGTGDIAFRAAEAAGLGFHATVCDINTDMLEVGRNRALARHLDHQVAFVEGNAEKLAFPDRSFDAYTIAFGIRNVPRIDAALREAYRVLRPGSRFLCLEFSTVDVPGLDWLYDQFSFKVIPPLGRAVTGDAESYRYLVESIRKFPRPNQFAEMIRAAGFARVKWESLSGGIVALHSGWRL
- the mutM gene encoding bifunctional DNA-formamidopyrimidine glycosylase/DNA-(apurinic or apyrimidinic site) lyase, which encodes MPELPEVETVRRGLQPAMEGSKILKAEARRKDLRFPFQKDFIARLEGQTVTGLGRRAKYLMADLGSGDVLLMHLGMSGSFRVLDGDRNDTSGQFHHPRSEDRAHDHVVFHMSSGTAIVFNDPRRFGYMKIIARNALEDEPLLKDLGPEPLGNEFDAAMLAASCANKKTSLKAALLDQRVVAGLGNIYVCEALYRSHLSPRRLAATLATKKGEPTDHAGRLVNAIHSVLNQAIKAGGSSINDHRLTSGELGYFQHSFQVYDREGEKCQTSNCGGIVRRFVQNGRSTFWCPKCQK
- a CDS encoding serine protease; its protein translation is MRLVPSATLMIAASAFVIAGAPAQAQMTPPSTAGVQPKQVTTVPVRPALQKPEDTAKALGQAERLALQSDLAWVGQYNGAITGDVSERMVNAIKEFQKSRGGKQTGVLNPQERGALADTARKKQESVGWKIATDPGTGVRLGIPTKLVPQQASDANGTKWTSPTGTIQIQLARRKEANPTTARLAEREKKEPGRNIDYTVVKPDFFVLSGLQGLKKFYIRGTFKGDEVRILTIMYDQATENTVEPVVIAMSSAFNAFPAAAQTAGPPPRKTVEYGTGVVVGDDGAIITDRQITDGCLTVAISGFGNADRIAEDKEHDLALLRIYGARGLKALNLANPAMKTALDLTGIADPQNQGGGAAVTSTKASVAQLGGTNDIALTPAPALGFSGAPAQDDDGRFAGIALLKPVQVAGLANGAPAAQAVLVTADTVRNFLKANGVSAAGGSPDAKASVVRVICVRK
- the ggt gene encoding gamma-glutamyltransferase, producing the protein MTGHWRDRAATTFQCQKQPAAGSRGMVVSNHPLASSAGAEMLAAGGNAVDAAIATLFALTVVEPMMVGIIGGGMAHVRTSDGSHRFIDGQSTVPLAVRPDTYTSKPGSAHDVFDTVGDENLNGPKAVAVPGSLKAWCETLQRFGTMSLADIMQPAIKYAARGYAATPYLHECITDSAAEMLKDKAISAIYLPKGTPLKAGERVVQSEYAETLRYISQHGEAALYHGPLGDILVDYMKKNGGFIAREDLTGYKAVERQPIRADYRGWQILGPPPPAASGVHIAQMLNILEGYDIAKLGFGSAETIHYLAEVLKIAFADRAAASGDPEFINVPVERLISKAYADERRRAIDPDRAQAWSAGIAQLESADTTHMTAADAFGNVVATTQTINNLFGAKILIPGLGAIPNNYMNLYDPRPGHALSLAPGKRVTTSMSPMMALRDGKLVYALGLPGGKRIFPSAMQALINLIDHGMNLQEAVEAPRVWTEGNALELELAVPDNVCAKLAAMGHKVQPMPTVAGGMNAIQFHEDGTMSGAACWRADGTPVGIAGGLARAGVRFGLS